In the genome of Candidatus Palauibacter scopulicola, one region contains:
- a CDS encoding thiamine pyrophosphate-binding protein: MTVSYENSKAVFDGIKAAGIRSISALPETWLGLLLQRAEDDPEVDLIQVAKEEEAVGIAAGAYFAGEPHILLMQNHGFFAAMNGIISLAQLYSVPLCMLIAVRGHWGEPYPWHTRGGIVTEGLLQALNIPYHHARDPALVAREIAEAYTLSQSSLSPVALLLTRDLMEV, from the coding sequence ATGACCGTCTCCTACGAGAACTCGAAGGCCGTCTTCGACGGGATCAAGGCCGCCGGCATCCGGAGCATCTCCGCCCTGCCGGAGACCTGGCTCGGTCTCCTCCTGCAGCGCGCCGAGGACGATCCCGAGGTCGATCTCATCCAGGTCGCCAAGGAGGAGGAGGCGGTCGGAATCGCGGCGGGGGCGTACTTCGCCGGCGAACCGCACATCCTGCTCATGCAGAACCACGGCTTCTTCGCGGCGATGAACGGGATCATCTCCCTCGCCCAGCTCTACTCCGTACCCCTCTGCATGCTCATCGCGGTCCGGGGGCACTGGGGCGAGCCGTACCCGTGGCACACTCGCGGCGGGATCGTGACGGAGGGGTTGCTCCAGGCGCTCAACATCCCCTACCACCACGCGAGAGATCCGGCGCTCGTCGCCAGGGAGATCGCCGAGGCCTACACGCTGTCGCAGAGTTCGCTCTCGCCGGTCGCGCTGCTTCTGACGCGCGACCTGATGGAAGTGTGA
- the nthA gene encoding nitrile hydratase subunit alpha — protein MAEQPESPHAHETGHGHDHGHDHGHDHDHQDVPPDIALRVRALESVLVEKGMVDSAALDEIVDTYENRIGPRNGAEVVARAWVDPAYRERLLADGTAAIGELGYLGGQGEHMKVVANTPEVHNLVVCTLCSCYPWPTLGLPPVWYKSAPFRARAVIEPRAVLSEFGLDVPEDVEVRVWDSTAEIRYLVLPERPAGTEDMSEEELAGIVSRDSMIGVARVEAPAGGQSGDPAGGDR, from the coding sequence ATGGCTGAGCAGCCGGAGTCCCCCCACGCCCACGAGACCGGGCACGGACACGACCACGGGCACGACCACGGGCACGATCATGACCACCAGGACGTGCCGCCGGACATCGCCCTCCGGGTGCGGGCGCTGGAGTCCGTCCTCGTGGAGAAGGGGATGGTGGATTCGGCGGCGCTGGACGAGATCGTCGACACGTACGAGAACCGGATCGGCCCGCGGAACGGAGCCGAGGTGGTCGCGCGCGCGTGGGTCGATCCCGCGTACCGCGAGCGGCTCCTGGCGGATGGGACCGCGGCGATCGGCGAACTCGGCTATCTCGGCGGTCAGGGCGAGCACATGAAGGTGGTGGCGAACACCCCGGAGGTGCACAACCTCGTCGTCTGCACGCTGTGCTCGTGCTACCCGTGGCCGACGCTGGGCCTGCCCCCCGTGTGGTACAAGTCTGCCCCCTTCCGGGCGCGGGCGGTCATCGAGCCGCGCGCCGTGCTGAGCGAGTTCGGCCTCGACGTGCCCGAGGATGTCGAGGTCCGCGTCTGGGACAGCACCGCGGAGATCCGCTATCTCGTGCTCCCGGAGCGGCCCGCCGGCACCGAGGACATGAGCGAAGAGGAACTGGCGGGGATCGTCAGCCGCGACTCGATGATCGGCGTGGCCCGGGTCGAGGCGCCGGCGGGAGGCCAGTCCGGAGACCCGGCGGGAGGCGACCGGTGA
- a CDS encoding squalene/phytoene synthase family protein, with translation MSGQSVARAPGEPLVAGLERAAAIAGRRGVEVPPVRGKLLRPHAALAFVPEVRRADLGDRFWLGCLAVQMAHEASLQHDDVLDGGTERRNAATLFARLGQGAALLAGDLYLTGAYRVAHMVRSEPFLAEFTDAVEATVRGERMQRELSAAANPAPLYGEVVRAKSGALFGVAAALPGWMGRAGRPDGTRISPITLRELGVRLGAFYQAVDDLLDYCPDAGTGKPKLQDFANRTWTSVLGDRGWDWFEQTPESAVVEFFRTGMAQQAAARVRLEGLALGADLRAAGADPSLVDLVVSWSDRCRRAVAQGPRAGSRQVMGSRPSPSSATTAARIAARALALGPRASWGRYFAHHSRSFSFASLLFPPEARRLVREIYAFCRFTDDLVDEAARPNGARVTVARLHRTLDVWEEICRAAHEGERTDLPLADVVMGEMARRGIPFDLAAELIEGVRMDVEPRAYRSLEELREYTYRVASVVGAWLTRAFGVSDPWVLERAHALGHAMQLTNIIRDVGEDLALGRVYLPADRMARHGVARASLLRMRAGAEIRPGYVALLEEMMAHADAAYEASYEGIPHLPPFFQRPVTVAAQVYRGIHDRVRANGYDNFTLRAHTSLPDKVSRARQGLGRLQTLPRSRRAGQLLPTVHKGSG, from the coding sequence GTGAGCGGGCAGAGCGTGGCCCGGGCCCCCGGCGAACCACTCGTCGCGGGTCTGGAGCGCGCGGCCGCGATCGCCGGCCGGCGCGGCGTCGAGGTGCCGCCCGTCCGCGGCAAGCTCCTGCGCCCGCACGCCGCGCTCGCGTTCGTTCCGGAGGTGCGGCGGGCGGATCTCGGCGACCGGTTCTGGCTGGGTTGTCTGGCGGTGCAGATGGCGCACGAGGCGTCGCTCCAGCACGACGACGTGCTGGACGGGGGGACGGAGCGCCGGAACGCGGCCACGCTGTTCGCCCGGCTCGGGCAGGGGGCCGCCCTCCTCGCGGGGGACCTCTACCTCACGGGCGCCTACCGCGTCGCCCACATGGTGCGGTCGGAGCCATTCCTCGCGGAGTTCACGGACGCGGTCGAAGCGACGGTGCGCGGCGAGCGCATGCAGCGCGAACTATCCGCCGCGGCGAACCCCGCCCCGCTGTACGGGGAGGTCGTGCGGGCGAAGAGCGGCGCTCTGTTCGGTGTCGCCGCGGCCCTGCCGGGCTGGATGGGCCGCGCCGGACGGCCCGATGGGACCCGGATCTCGCCCATCACGCTGCGCGAACTCGGGGTCCGGCTCGGCGCCTTCTACCAGGCCGTGGACGACCTGCTCGACTACTGCCCCGATGCGGGCACCGGGAAGCCGAAGCTGCAGGACTTCGCCAACCGCACCTGGACCTCCGTGCTCGGCGATCGCGGATGGGACTGGTTCGAGCAGACGCCGGAATCCGCCGTCGTCGAGTTCTTCCGGACCGGCATGGCCCAACAGGCGGCCGCACGCGTCCGGCTGGAGGGCCTCGCGCTTGGCGCCGATCTGCGCGCCGCGGGGGCGGACCCGTCCCTCGTCGACCTGGTCGTCTCGTGGAGCGACCGTTGCCGGCGGGCGGTCGCCCAGGGGCCCCGCGCGGGCTCCCGTCAGGTCATGGGTTCGCGGCCGTCACCGTCGTCCGCCACCACCGCCGCCCGGATCGCGGCCCGCGCCCTCGCCCTCGGGCCGCGCGCGAGCTGGGGTCGCTACTTCGCGCACCACAGCCGCAGCTTCTCGTTCGCCTCGCTCCTCTTTCCGCCGGAGGCGCGGAGGCTCGTGCGTGAGATCTACGCCTTCTGCCGGTTCACCGACGACCTCGTGGATGAAGCGGCCCGGCCGAACGGCGCCCGTGTCACCGTGGCGAGGCTCCACCGGACGCTCGATGTGTGGGAGGAGATCTGCCGGGCGGCTCACGAAGGCGAACGAACCGACCTCCCACTCGCCGACGTCGTGATGGGCGAGATGGCGCGGCGGGGGATTCCGTTCGACCTCGCGGCGGAGTTGATCGAAGGCGTGCGCATGGACGTGGAACCGCGCGCCTATCGATCGCTGGAGGAGTTGCGCGAGTACACGTATCGCGTCGCATCCGTCGTCGGCGCCTGGCTGACGCGGGCCTTCGGGGTATCCGACCCCTGGGTCCTGGAGCGGGCACACGCCCTCGGCCACGCGATGCAGCTGACCAACATCATCCGCGACGTGGGCGAGGATCTGGCGCTGGGCCGCGTGTACCTGCCCGCGGACCGCATGGCCCGCCACGGCGTCGCGCGGGCATCGCTCCTGCGCATGCGGGCCGGCGCCGAGATCCGGCCCGGCTACGTCGCGCTTCTCGAAGAGATGATGGCCCACGCCGACGCCGCCTACGAGGCGTCGTACGAGGGGATTCCGCACCTGCCGCCCTTCTTCCAGCGGCCCGTGACCGTCGCGGCCCAGGTCTACCGCGGGATCCACGACCGCGTGAGGGCGAACGGCTACGACAATTTCACCCTTCGAGCCCACACGTCCCTTCCGGACAAGGTCTCGCGGGCAAGGCAGGGCCTCGGGCGCCTCCAGACCCTCCCCCGCAGTCGCAGGGCCGGCCAGTTGCTCCCGACGGTCCACAAGGGAAGCGGCTGA
- a CDS encoding helix-turn-helix transcriptional regulator encodes MGTIVATSRTPDVMRELGARLKALRLRQNLRVKDLAARAGVGARTIDRVEAGHSVGTETLVRIMRGLGRVQAFEALIPPLEPSPYEIEQLKGKVRQRASGRPPPEPAS; translated from the coding sequence ATGGGAACCATCGTCGCCACGAGCCGCACACCGGATGTGATGCGGGAACTGGGCGCGCGGCTCAAGGCGTTGCGCCTCCGCCAGAACCTTCGCGTGAAGGATCTGGCCGCCCGTGCCGGAGTCGGAGCCCGAACGATCGACCGGGTGGAGGCCGGGCACAGCGTGGGCACGGAGACGCTGGTGCGGATCATGCGCGGCCTGGGGCGGGTCCAGGCGTTCGAGGCCCTTATCCCGCCTCTGGAGCCATCCCCCTATGAGATCGAGCAACTGAAGGGCAAGGTGCGCCAGCGGGCGTCCGGACGACCGCCGCCGGAGCCGGCTTCGTGA
- a CDS encoding type II toxin-antitoxin system HipA family toxin — MNGYTTVGVQLWGRDVGLLLETDDGRITFEYDRAFRDSGLEISPIHLPLDRLGPVSFPELAGRPAFLGLPGVFADALPDRFGNAVIRRYFEARGRPEDALSPLQRLLYVGDRAMGALEFQPAHDPGPGTEEALEVQALVDQARRVIEGDVSVAVPEMMQVGGSAGGARPKALIRWDRETGRVRSGFAHPEAGEELWLIKFDGVSRDASGLGMRTHRHPGPWGRVEYAYSRMARDAGIRMAKTHLLRDGDLAHFMTRRFDRTDFGRLHLHSLGGLQHIDFNDQFVFSYEGWFDTIRALDLGQPSVNEAFRRMVFNVATVNFDDHVKNFGFLMDPSGRWRLAPAYDLTYAENDTWTRQHQMSVNGRFRSITRTDLLRVGRTFDVPADGRRIIEQVIEALDGWSAYADAAGVPEDMATFLDDRFEREIGVSRS, encoded by the coding sequence GTGAACGGATACACCACGGTCGGCGTGCAACTGTGGGGACGCGACGTCGGTCTCCTCCTCGAAACGGACGACGGGCGGATCACGTTCGAGTACGACCGCGCGTTCCGGGATTCCGGACTCGAGATCTCGCCGATTCACCTGCCGCTTGATCGCTTGGGACCGGTCTCCTTCCCCGAACTCGCCGGCAGGCCCGCGTTCCTGGGACTCCCCGGAGTGTTCGCCGATGCGCTGCCGGACCGTTTCGGCAACGCCGTGATCCGACGCTATTTCGAGGCGCGGGGGCGCCCGGAGGACGCATTGTCGCCGCTCCAGCGGCTGCTCTACGTGGGAGATCGCGCGATGGGCGCGCTGGAGTTTCAGCCTGCGCACGACCCCGGCCCGGGCACCGAGGAGGCGTTGGAGGTGCAAGCGCTCGTCGACCAGGCGCGACGCGTGATCGAGGGGGATGTCTCGGTCGCGGTGCCGGAAATGATGCAGGTGGGAGGAAGCGCGGGCGGTGCCCGGCCCAAGGCGCTGATTCGCTGGGATCGCGAAACGGGCCGCGTGCGATCGGGCTTCGCGCATCCAGAAGCCGGCGAAGAACTGTGGCTCATCAAGTTCGACGGCGTGAGCCGGGACGCGTCGGGGCTGGGCATGCGCACCCACCGACACCCCGGTCCCTGGGGTCGCGTCGAATACGCCTATTCCCGCATGGCGCGAGACGCCGGGATCCGGATGGCGAAGACCCACCTGCTGCGCGACGGCGATCTGGCCCACTTCATGACGCGACGCTTCGACCGCACCGATTTCGGACGACTCCACCTGCACAGCCTCGGTGGCTTGCAGCACATCGACTTCAACGACCAGTTCGTGTTCAGCTACGAAGGCTGGTTCGACACGATCCGTGCCTTGGATCTGGGGCAGCCATCGGTGAACGAGGCGTTCCGGCGCATGGTGTTCAACGTGGCGACGGTCAACTTCGACGACCACGTCAAGAACTTCGGGTTTCTCATGGATCCGAGCGGCCGCTGGCGGCTCGCGCCCGCCTACGACCTGACGTACGCGGAGAACGACACGTGGACGCGGCAGCACCAGATGTCGGTCAACGGGCGCTTCCGCAGCATCACGCGGACGGACTTGCTCCGTGTGGGACGCACGTTCGACGTCCCGGCCGACGGAAGACGCATCATCGAGCAGGTGATCGAGGCGCTGGACGGCTGGTCGGCCTACGCCGATGCGGCAGGCGTCCCGGAGGACATGGCAACCTTCCTGGACGACCGTTTCGAGCGAGAGATCGGAGTCAGCCGCTCATGA
- a CDS encoding nitrile hydratase accessory protein has protein sequence MTSAGRGGAGGGGAERVDAERLAALPPLPADEDGPVFEAPWQAQAFALAVKLSEEGHFTWKEWAGTLADELAEAEARGEPDDGSRYYHHWVAALERLVVDRRLSSAAALDDRKEAWADAYRHTPHGQPVELRRTP, from the coding sequence ATGACGAGCGCCGGGCGGGGCGGGGCCGGAGGGGGCGGGGCCGAACGCGTCGACGCCGAACGTCTCGCGGCGCTCCCTCCGCTGCCCGCGGACGAGGACGGCCCGGTGTTCGAGGCGCCGTGGCAGGCGCAGGCCTTCGCGCTCGCGGTGAAGCTCTCCGAGGAGGGTCACTTCACCTGGAAGGAGTGGGCCGGGACGCTCGCCGACGAACTCGCCGAGGCGGAGGCCCGCGGCGAGCCGGACGACGGCTCCCGGTACTACCACCACTGGGTCGCCGCCCTCGAACGGCTCGTCGTCGACCGCCGGCTCAGCTCCGCCGCGGCCCTCGACGATCGCAAGGAGGCGTGGGCGGACGCCTACCGCCACACCCCCCACGGCCAACCCGTCGAACTGCGCCGCACTCCCTAG
- a CDS encoding CapA family protein → MRRPALLALCFVLSLAALAPAIGSKIRAQSLSPIDSETRWTLSAVGDVIMNRRTAPFDHPGDPGFHDLANIIRATDAAFLNLEQSVFRLQEFTGWPAAENGGNYEVGSPETLKDLVDMGFNLYNRANNHSTDYGVEGMRLTNRLMDEWGLIHSGTGENLGWASRPGYLETPKGRIALIGMASTFTPMSRAGKTGPTVQGRPGLNPLRLSTRYEGSPETMAALRDVARRQGANVSDDPDAPVRVFGSTVFPGDEDRATVSLNDEDRERVLHEVRNATDQADYVVVNSHSHEPGNAFVTAPAWMEEFARQTIDEGADTFIIHGPHQLRGVEIYRGRPIFYSLANFIFQNETIDPMPSDQRDRYGIPLDRLASEIYDTRFQVDEDGNPTTGFPIGSEWYESVVPVATFEGEEVVEIIFHPIELSWKAPRGRRGTPRIAPEELGRQIIEHLAELSRPYGTEITYENGVGVWRR, encoded by the coding sequence ATGCGCCGCCCCGCTCTTCTCGCTCTCTGCTTCGTTCTATCTCTTGCCGCCCTGGCCCCGGCCATCGGGTCGAAAATCCGAGCGCAGAGCCTTTCGCCGATCGATTCCGAGACGCGCTGGACGCTGTCCGCGGTGGGGGATGTGATCATGAACCGGCGCACGGCGCCGTTCGATCACCCCGGCGACCCGGGTTTTCACGACCTCGCCAACATCATCCGCGCGACGGATGCCGCCTTTCTGAACCTCGAGCAGTCCGTGTTCCGGCTGCAGGAGTTCACGGGCTGGCCGGCGGCGGAGAACGGCGGGAACTACGAGGTGGGTTCGCCCGAGACGCTCAAGGATCTCGTGGACATGGGGTTCAACCTCTACAACCGGGCGAACAACCACTCGACGGACTACGGGGTCGAGGGCATGCGCCTCACGAACCGGCTGATGGACGAGTGGGGCCTCATCCACTCGGGAACGGGCGAGAACCTGGGCTGGGCCAGCCGTCCCGGATATCTCGAGACGCCGAAGGGCCGGATCGCGCTCATCGGGATGGCGTCGACCTTCACGCCGATGTCGCGCGCCGGCAAGACCGGGCCCACCGTGCAGGGGCGGCCGGGGCTGAACCCGCTGCGGCTGAGCACGCGCTACGAGGGATCGCCGGAGACGATGGCCGCGCTGCGGGATGTGGCGCGCCGGCAGGGCGCGAACGTGTCGGACGACCCGGACGCGCCCGTCCGCGTATTCGGTTCCACCGTGTTCCCCGGCGACGAGGACCGCGCGACCGTGTCGCTCAACGACGAGGACCGCGAGCGCGTCCTGCACGAGGTGCGGAACGCCACGGACCAGGCCGACTACGTCGTCGTGAACAGCCACTCGCACGAGCCGGGCAACGCCTTCGTGACGGCGCCGGCGTGGATGGAGGAGTTCGCGCGGCAGACGATCGACGAGGGGGCGGATACGTTCATCATCCACGGGCCGCACCAGCTCCGCGGCGTGGAGATCTACCGGGGCCGGCCGATCTTCTACTCGCTGGCGAACTTCATCTTCCAGAACGAGACGATCGACCCCATGCCCTCCGATCAGCGCGACCGCTACGGGATCCCGCTCGACCGGCTCGCGTCGGAGATCTACGACACGCGCTTCCAGGTGGACGAGGACGGCAACCCCACGACGGGCTTCCCCATCGGGTCCGAGTGGTACGAGAGCGTCGTTCCGGTCGCGACCTTCGAGGGAGAAGAGGTGGTCGAAATCATCTTCCACCCGATCGAACTCAGCTGGAAGGCGCCGCGCGGACGGCGGGGGACGCCGCGGATCGCGCCCGAGGAACTGGGCCGCCAGATCATCGAGCACCTCGCCGAACTGTCACGCCCCTACGGCACCGAAATCACGTATGAGAACGGCGTCGGCGTCTGGCGGCGCTAG
- a CDS encoding thiamine pyrophosphate-dependent enzyme has protein sequence MQRADCLELIYPEIEDKLVVTIMGACAQELYDLGHRENFFYLQHAMGLASSIGLGLANHLPHEKVIVLDGDGSALMNLGTFTTLARYRPRNFLHIIFDNGSLLSTGGFESHTTSGVTDLAAIARGAGIEHAVSVDSPMAFGEAFVEAMERDDLGVIVARVDAVGPDHYGMDFALPENAFRFRRCVQERRAATGWEPPPPPGHMGVA, from the coding sequence ATGCAGCGGGCGGACTGCCTGGAGCTGATCTACCCGGAGATCGAGGACAAGCTGGTCGTCACGATCATGGGGGCCTGCGCCCAGGAGCTGTACGACCTCGGCCACCGCGAGAACTTCTTCTACCTGCAGCACGCGATGGGACTCGCCTCGTCGATCGGCCTCGGCCTCGCGAACCATCTGCCGCACGAGAAGGTGATCGTGCTGGACGGGGACGGATCGGCGCTGATGAACCTCGGCACCTTCACCACCCTCGCGCGCTACCGGCCCCGGAACTTCCTCCACATCATCTTCGACAACGGGAGCCTCCTCTCGACGGGAGGGTTCGAGTCGCACACCACCTCGGGCGTCACGGACCTCGCCGCGATCGCGCGCGGGGCGGGGATCGAGCACGCGGTGTCCGTCGATTCGCCGATGGCGTTCGGAGAGGCGTTCGTCGAGGCGATGGAGCGGGACGACCTCGGCGTGATCGTGGCCCGGGTCGACGCCGTGGGCCCCGACCACTACGGCATGGACTTCGCGCTGCCCGAGAACGCCTTCCGCTTCAGGCGCTGCGTGCAGGAGCGCCGCGCCGCGACGGGTTGGGAGCCGCCCCCCCCGCCGGGGCACATGGGCGTCGCGTAG
- the nthB gene encoding nitrile hydratase subunit beta: MNTVHDMGGMDGFGPIEPEENEPVFHHRWEGRVYALTRAVGPWGRGREWPSFRYTLESIPPVEYLSMSYYERWFRMMTTRLLVSGLISETELETGYPDPGAPRPQRLPPSNTGAPGAGLLDMDVPARFAPNDRVRARNLHPRGHTRQPRYVRGRQGTVVEDYGVYALQDTDADGRRPLDRRPQHVYSVRFEARELWGERAGAGDAIYVDLWEDYLEPA; the protein is encoded by the coding sequence GTGAACACGGTCCACGACATGGGCGGCATGGACGGCTTCGGTCCGATCGAGCCCGAGGAGAACGAACCCGTCTTCCACCACCGCTGGGAAGGGCGCGTGTACGCGCTCACCAGGGCGGTCGGTCCGTGGGGCCGGGGGCGCGAATGGCCCTCCTTCCGCTACACGCTCGAGAGCATCCCCCCGGTCGAGTACCTCAGCATGTCCTACTACGAGCGCTGGTTCCGGATGATGACGACCCGGCTGCTCGTGAGCGGTCTGATCTCCGAGACCGAGCTGGAGACGGGTTACCCGGATCCGGGGGCGCCGCGGCCGCAGCGGCTCCCGCCTTCGAACACCGGGGCGCCGGGCGCCGGGCTCCTCGACATGGATGTACCCGCCCGCTTCGCGCCGAACGACCGGGTGCGCGCGCGCAACCTCCACCCGCGCGGCCATACGCGGCAGCCGCGCTACGTCCGCGGGCGGCAGGGAACCGTGGTCGAGGACTACGGCGTCTACGCGCTGCAGGACACGGACGCGGACGGACGGCGTCCCCTGGACCGCCGCCCGCAACACGTCTACTCCGTGCGCTTCGAGGCGCGGGAACTGTGGGGCGAGCGGGCCGGCGCCGGCGACGCGATCTACGTCGACCTGTGGGAAGACTACCTGGAGCCGGCGTGA
- the crtI gene encoding phytoene desaturase family protein: MSGKAVVIGSGFGGLAAAIRLQAAGVATTLVEQQPQLGGRAGQFRDAGYIFDTGPSLITAPNLIDDVFRAAGKRLWNYVSLVPLDPFYRVWFHDGSHLDYTSDLERMKSAMAEFDPRDAERLDDFFAALAPIYDAVIREGLGARPFDTLSSMAAFAPRVVRLRAWEPVARFVRRYFRDWRHRFLYSFHPLFLGGSPFRSPSIYLMIPYLEKEGGVWFARGGMYSLVQGFEALFRDIGGIVRTGTAAVRIEAEGGRTTGVRVAWGDDDENPAEALLPADIVVSNADIGHTYGELLGHLRRRRWTDRRLARMHQSMSCFLLYLGVRRQYPELSHHTLILGPRYEDLVRDIFDRKSLAADFSMYLHAPTRTDPSMAPPGCESLYVLVPVPNAASGIDWEREAEPMTRRVIGRLETWGLEGLGDAIEVKHVFTPDRFRSEYNATLGNAFGIEPRLTQTAWFRPHNRSEELRGLYLVGAGTHPGAGVPGVILSAAATFHSIAEDFGL, translated from the coding sequence GTGAGCGGGAAAGCGGTGGTGATCGGGAGCGGTTTCGGCGGGCTGGCCGCGGCCATCCGTCTCCAGGCGGCCGGGGTTGCGACGACGCTCGTCGAGCAGCAACCGCAACTCGGCGGGCGCGCCGGACAGTTCCGCGATGCCGGCTACATCTTCGACACGGGCCCGTCCCTCATCACCGCGCCCAACCTCATCGACGATGTGTTCCGGGCGGCGGGCAAGCGGCTCTGGAACTACGTGTCGCTCGTGCCGCTCGACCCCTTCTACCGGGTCTGGTTCCACGACGGAAGCCACCTCGACTACACCTCGGACCTCGAGCGGATGAAATCGGCGATGGCGGAGTTCGACCCGCGGGATGCGGAGCGTCTCGACGACTTTTTCGCCGCGCTCGCCCCCATCTACGACGCCGTCATCCGCGAGGGACTCGGGGCGCGACCGTTCGACACCCTCTCTTCGATGGCGGCCTTCGCACCCAGGGTCGTACGCCTCCGTGCCTGGGAGCCCGTGGCACGCTTCGTCCGCCGCTACTTTCGCGACTGGCGACACCGGTTCCTGTACTCCTTCCACCCCCTCTTCCTCGGCGGCAGCCCGTTCCGCTCACCTTCGATCTACCTGATGATCCCCTATCTCGAGAAGGAGGGCGGGGTATGGTTCGCACGTGGCGGGATGTACAGCCTCGTGCAGGGGTTCGAGGCCCTCTTCCGCGACATCGGCGGGATCGTACGCACCGGGACGGCCGCGGTTCGCATCGAAGCGGAGGGGGGACGCACAACGGGAGTCCGGGTCGCCTGGGGCGATGATGATGAGAACCCCGCGGAAGCGCTCCTGCCCGCCGACATCGTGGTCAGCAACGCGGACATCGGCCATACCTACGGCGAACTCCTGGGTCACCTGCGGCGGCGACGCTGGACCGACCGCCGGCTCGCGCGAATGCACCAGTCGATGAGCTGTTTCCTCCTCTACCTGGGAGTCCGGCGCCAGTACCCCGAGTTGTCGCATCACACGCTGATTCTGGGACCGCGCTATGAAGATCTCGTGCGCGACATCTTCGACCGAAAATCGCTGGCGGCCGACTTCAGCATGTACCTGCACGCCCCCACCCGCACGGACCCGTCGATGGCCCCTCCGGGGTGCGAGAGCCTCTACGTGCTGGTACCCGTGCCGAACGCCGCCTCGGGCATCGACTGGGAGCGGGAGGCCGAACCCATGACCCGGAGGGTGATCGGGCGTCTCGAGACCTGGGGACTCGAGGGACTCGGGGATGCGATCGAAGTGAAGCATGTGTTCACCCCGGACAGGTTCCGCTCCGAGTACAACGCGACGCTCGGGAACGCGTTCGGCATCGAGCCGCGCCTCACGCAGACCGCCTGGTTCCGGCCCCACAATCGAAGCGAGGAGTTGCGGGGGCTTTATCTTGTCGGTGCGGGCACGCATCCGGGGGCCGGAGTGCCGGGCGTGATCCTGTCGGCCGCCGCAACTTTCCACTCGATCGCGGAGGACTTCGGCCTGTGA